The nucleotide window CTTAACCTATTTAAGCCGCTAATCTATTACCAGACCGTAGTCAACCCGTGTAATAGTCAGTGCTCTACCCTTACCTAGGTTAATACTTGGTGGTGATGTACTTTACCATCAGCGCCTATACTACGGAGAGTGGATCAAAAAAAATCGGCCGAAGCCGAAATGGATCAGTTTTAAATCCGCTTTGACATTTTATCTGCAATTTTGCCCCATTCTGCGGCGTAGTTTGCCAAGCTGCTGGCGAGCCTTTCAGGATCGGTTGGGACTGTCTGGGTGCACTGAGCTTGGCTTTCTCTAACACAAGCCACCAGTTCGTGCGGGTTATCTATAAGCGGACAGGGACGCAGATGATTTTCATTAAATGGTTGACGCTTTTGGTAAGCTCGAAAAAGCGGATTGCCAAGCGCTTCTTTTAAGCTCATGCTCCTAATATTAGCGCAAGAATAATGGACAAAAGCACACGGTTCTACATCGCCTGCTGCATTGATGTGGAAGTAGCGACGGCCACCGGCAACGCATCCTCCACTAAATTCGCCATCGTTCCAGAAATCAGCAACAAGGATAGGCTTGGTGGCTCTAATCTCTTGGATACGCTTCCAAGCATGCGCTCTTTGCTGGGGAGTAGCCATAAACTCCACATCAGCTTCAGAACCTACGGGAACATAGGTAAAAAGCCAGCCAAAGCGGAAACCCTTGTCAATGAGCATATCAATGTATTCATCAGAGGTAATTTCATCCACATTGTAGCGGTGATAAGTAGTTGAAAAACCAAAGATGAGCCCCTGTTTCCGCAGAATATCTGCAGCCTTCATTACTTTAGCAAAAATGCCTTTGCCCCGACGCATGTCCGTAGCTTTTTCAAAGCCATCAATGCTTATGGCAAAGGTGATGTTGGCTGCATCCAGGCATTCTTCGGCAAACTTCTCATCAATCAGTGTTCCGTTGGTAAAGATATGAAAGATGCTATCAGGATGTTTTTGGGCCAGCTTTAAAATATCATTTTTTCTGATGAGTGGTTCTCCACCGGAGAAGAGGTAGAAAAATATGTTAAGCTCCTCGCCTTCACTGACTATTCGGTCCATAAGTTCCAAGGGGAGGTCATTTTTCATTAAATATTCTCCTGCCCAACATCCCTTGCAGCGGAGGTTACAGCGGTCAGTAGGATCCATAAGGATAGCCCAAGGGACAGCATAACCGAGCTTTTCGGCCAGTTCATACTGTTTAGGAATCCCGCTCAACACGGAGTTGATAATAAAATTGACAGCGAAACGTTCACGGACTTTCGGATGGGTTTCTTTCAAAGTGGTGACAAACAACTTGTGCCAGTGAGAATCCTTGTCGGAAAGATATTTACTGACTGAGGCAATTTGCTTTTTGTGATTTTCGCGGATAGCCATCTTGCTGACTAGATTTATCAATGTTTCAATGTTTTTTTCTGGGTTTTTGGCTAAGTAATTCGTTACTTCAGTTATTACAGCTTCTCCTACAAACTTTTTAGCGTACTTAAACACCTGACGTCACTCCTTTCTTTAATTGTTTTTTGGTTGTGTAAAACGGCAGTTGAAACTTAAAAGATGAAAAAAGCTTTCTCACCTGCTGGTTCGGAAAATTACCTTGACTTTATTCCTATACCTGAAGGGGTAGGGCCGTCCCGGGACGGATATGTAGTGCGGAATATGGAACCAATAATCTCTGCACATGCGCAGTATTTGTCAACTAAACATACAATCAGCGATTCTTTGTAGGATGGCGGTTGCCAGGTCAAGGGAAACATGTGCTTTAATATAATATCCCTTTCCACTTCATTCAAAGAAGACACTGTTGATGCGTTGTTTAAGGCAAGTCGGGGGTGAACAAACCCATGTTTTCCATGACTTAGTGTGGTT belongs to Bacillota bacterium and includes:
- a CDS encoding radical SAM protein; this encodes MFKYAKKFVGEAVITEVTNYLAKNPEKNIETLINLVSKMAIRENHKKQIASVSKYLSDKDSHWHKLFVTTLKETHPKVRERFAVNFIINSVLSGIPKQYELAEKLGYAVPWAILMDPTDRCNLRCKGCWAGEYLMKNDLPLELMDRIVSEGEELNIFFYLFSGGEPLIRKNDILKLAQKHPDSIFHIFTNGTLIDEKFAEECLDAANITFAISIDGFEKATDMRRGKGIFAKVMKAADILRKQGLIFGFSTTYHRYNVDEITSDEYIDMLIDKGFRFGWLFTYVPVGSEADVEFMATPQQRAHAWKRIQEIRATKPILVADFWNDGEFSGGCVAGGRRYFHINAAGDVEPCAFVHYSCANIRSMSLKEALGNPLFRAYQKRQPFNENHLRPCPLIDNPHELVACVRESQAQCTQTVPTDPERLASSLANYAAEWGKIADKMSKRI